A single Filimonas effusa DNA region contains:
- the ftsY gene encoding signal recognition particle-docking protein FtsY, whose product MSFLGKLFGKKEKESLDQGLQKTKESFLSKITKVIAGKSTVDEEVLDNLEEALVGADVGIDTTIQIIKRIEKRVAKDKYVGTSELGKLLQEEIAEVLVDAPDQSYRNFDVPAGKKPYVILIVGVNGVGKTTTIGKLAHNYKKAGKEVILGAADTFRAAAVDQLTIWSERVGVPIVKQAMGSDPGAVAFDTVQSAVAKGSDVVIIDTAGRLHNKAHLMEELGKIKRVIKKVIPDAPHEVLLVLDGSTGQNALEQAKQFTATTEVSALAITKLDGTAKGGVVLAIANQLQIPVKYIGVGEKIDDLLIFDKHEFVDSLFKL is encoded by the coding sequence ATGAGTTTTCTGGGTAAATTGTTCGGTAAAAAGGAAAAAGAAAGTCTCGACCAGGGTTTACAAAAAACCAAAGAAAGCTTCCTCTCTAAAATAACCAAGGTAATCGCCGGCAAAAGCACCGTCGACGAAGAAGTCCTCGATAACCTCGAAGAAGCGCTCGTTGGCGCCGATGTAGGCATCGATACCACTATCCAGATCATCAAACGCATCGAAAAACGCGTTGCAAAAGATAAATATGTTGGCACCAGCGAACTTGGCAAACTCCTCCAGGAAGAAATTGCTGAAGTCCTCGTCGATGCCCCAGACCAGTCTTACCGCAACTTCGATGTCCCCGCAGGTAAGAAACCCTATGTGATCCTTATCGTTGGCGTAAACGGCGTTGGCAAAACTACCACCATCGGTAAACTCGCCCATAACTATAAAAAAGCAGGCAAAGAAGTCATCCTCGGCGCAGCCGATACCTTCAGAGCCGCAGCCGTTGACCAGCTCACCATCTGGAGCGAACGCGTAGGCGTGCCCATCGTTAAACAAGCCATGGGCTCCGATCCCGGCGCAGTTGCTTTCGATACCGTCCAAAGCGCCGTAGCCAAAGGCAGCGACGTCGTTATCATCGATACCGCCGGCCGTCTCCACAACAAAGCCCACCTCATGGAAGAACTGGGCAAAATAAAAAGGGTCATCAAAAAAGTTATCCCCGACGCCCCCCACGAAGTGCTGCTCGTGCTCGACGGCTCTACAGGACAAAACGCACTGGAACAGGCGAAACAATTCACCGCTACTACCGAAGTAAGCGCCCTGGCAATCACTAAATTGGATGGTACTGCCAAAGGCGGCGTAGTATTGGCTATCGCTAACCAGCTCCAGATCCCCGTGAAATATATCGGCGTAGGCGAAAAAATCGACGACCTCCTCATCTTCGATAAACACGAATTCGTAGATAGCCTGTTCAAATTATAA